A single window of Vespa crabro chromosome 23, iyVesCrab1.2, whole genome shotgun sequence DNA harbors:
- the LOC124431936 gene encoding histone-lysine N-methyltransferase SETMAR-like, with amino-acid sequence MYVSARKFRSGNFNVEDALHSGRPVEADKDTVKALVDANRRITTRKIGERLNLSNSTVYDHLKGLGLTPKFDIWVPHILTKKNLCRRVDVCDLLLKRHENDPFLKRIINGDEKWELNRFFEILPDNTTINSEVYCHQLDKLNDALQQKRSELINRKRVMFLEDNARPHTSLVSRQKLSQLEWDTMSHPPYSPSGTFGLLFVPVTAKFFRRFLNLHLYTHHHKSILSNNMPNSCPLKPHVVRASSQRHPERLLIFTCQRIKENYRPSQ; translated from the exons ATGTACGTCAGTGCCAGAAAATTTCGATCCGGCAATTTTAATGTCGAAGATGCACTACATTCTGGAAGGCCGGTTGAAGCTGATAAAGACACGGTAAAGGCACTAGTTGATGCAAATCGGCGAATAACAACACGTAAGATCGGTGAgagattaaatttatcaaattcaacTGTTTATGACCACTTGAAAGGCCTGGGTTTAACCCCGAAGTTCGATATATGGGTTCCCCATATTCtcacgaagaaaaatttgtgtCGACGCGTTGACGTCTGTGATTTGCTTCTCAAACGTCACGAAAATGATCCATTTTTGAAGCGCATCATTAATGGGGACGAAAAATGGGAGTT GAATCGTTTTTTTGAGATTTTACCGGATAACACAACAATTAATTCGGAAGTCTACTGTCATCAACTGGACAAACTGAATGATGCACTTCAACAGAAAAGGTCAGAATTAATCAACAGAAAACGTGTAATGTTCCTCGAAGATAATGCGAGACCTCATACAAGTTTGGTCTCTCGCCAAAAGCTTTCACAGCTTGAATGGGATACAATGTCACACCCACCATATTCTCCATCTGGCACCTtcggattattatttgttccgGTCACTGCAAAATTTTTTAGACG TTTTTTAAATCTACACCTCTACACCCATCACCATAAGAGCATTTTGAGTAACAAcatg CCTAATAGTTGTCCTCTTAAGCCACATGTTGTGAGAGCCTCTTCG CAAAGACATCCTGAGAGGCTTTTGATATTTACTTGTCAAAGGATAAAGGAGAACTATCGTCCAAGTCAATAA
- the LOC124432045 gene encoding calcium homeostasis endoplasmic reticulum protein isoform X2 translates to MGGVNPPMGGVTPAVNIGGPPAWLQTELANLQSQQTTLQEQVRQSEQNLAAQHAALMAQQQGRVEDAVRQAQETALQNSAQSTNTDLTAFDTVLQPIIDSCTKDSISAGKAWILQNSVTPQSNQVVADHLLKKVIQGSTFSHKLHIIYLVNDVLHHCARKKSMDLRKAMESVVVPMFCNTSLAASEEQLNKLNKLLSLWESKNNYFDEGIIDKLKQPSASWSEYQANLVSQHASAITPITTSTKQTFDNYQAQHQAFVTHALRQIQNIEQQKIAIDQQLKAPPPPPPQMNQQNMSLPPNHTGPSGPMGSDVNFSQPPPGWGVAPGNEPPPFANVPLPDFSKPPPGFGPPPVIHEPSVEDLMPSMPYFELPAGLMVPLIKLEDGEYKPLDPDAIRLPPPAPPSDRLVAAVEAFYAPPNHDSPRDSDGWEKLGLYEYYKAKNSARKRKEEDIVAGIRQKSKSPSPILRPRSKSPSPPKKRYRSKSRSRSRSRSRGRSRSRSPTANHRRNSRNSNHNTRSRRRRNSNKDRSPERRLDRQDRSPTPPSFLGSTYSKAPQEISLDESNKGHQLLKKMGWGGAGLGANEQGIEAPISGGEIRDKNDQYKGVGINLNDPYENFRKSKGQAFITRMKARAEERAEERGERD, encoded by the exons ATGGGAGGTGTAAACCCACCTATGGGTGGAGTGACACCAGCTGTTAACATCGGTGGCCCACCAGCATGGCTTCAAACAGAACTGGCCAATCTTCAGTCGCAACAGACGACTCTGCAGGAACAAGTTAGACAATCGGAACAAAATCTTGCTGCCCAACATGCTGCATTGATGGCGCAACAACAAGGCAGAGTAGAGGATGCTGTCAGACAAGCTCAGGAAACGGCTCTGCAAAATAGTGCACAAAGCACAAATACAGATCTTACCGCATTTGATACAGTTCTGCAACCTATTATTGATAGCTGCACGAAAGATAGCATAAGCGCGGGAAAAGCTTGGATCCTTCAAAATTCTGTAACACCACAAAGCAATCAAGTAGTTGCCGACCatttattgaaaaa AGTTATCCAAGGATCTACGTTTAGTCATAAgcttcatattatatatttggtaAACGATGTCTTACATCATTG TGCTAGAAAAAAATCTATGGATCTTCGGAAGGCAATGGAAAGTGTTGTTGTTCCCATGTTCTGTAATACTTCATTAGCTGCATCCGAAGAGCAACTTAACAAGcttaataaattgttaagCCTTTGGGAATCGAAGAATAATTACTTTGACGAAGGgattatagataaattaaaacaacCGAGCGCATCTTGGTCCGAATATCAAGCTAATTTGGTATCGCAACATGCAAGTGCTATTACTCCGATCACAACTTCTACGAAGCAAacattcgataattatcaagCGCAACATCAAGCATTTGTTACGCACGCTTTGAGACAAATTCAAAATATTGAACAGCAAAAAATAGCGATCGATCAGCAACTTAAAGCACCGCCCCCGCCGCCTCCGCAAATG AATCAACAGAACATGTCATTACCCCCCAATCATACTGGCCCAAGCGGACCGATGGGTAGCGACGTTAATTTTAGTCAACCTCCGCCTGGTTGGGGTGTAGCGCCAGGAAACGAACCACCACCGTTCGCGAACGTTCCTTTACCGGATTTTTCTAAGCCTCCACCAGGATTTGGCCCACCTCCTGTCATTCACGAACCGTCTGTCGAGGATTTGATGCCTAGCATGCCTTACTTTGAGTTGCCTGCAGGTTTAATGGTTCCGCTCATTAAACTGGAAGACGGAGAATATAAACCTTTGGATCCCGACGCAATCAGACTTCCACCGCCCGCACCACCCAGTGATCGATTAGTTGCAGCCGTAGAAGCATTTTACGCACCTCCAAATCACGATTCACCGAGAGACAG cGATGGATGGGAGAAACTTGGTCTCTACGAATATTATAAGGCAAAAAATTCTGCCCGTAAACGCAAAGAGGAAGACATTGTGGCTGGCATTAGACAAAAATCGAAGTCTCCGTCGCCTATTTTAAGGCCAAGATCGAAAAGTCCTAGCCCACCAAAGAAACGTTACAGAAGCAAATCTCGTAGTAGATCGAGATCTAGATCGAGGGGTAGGAGTAGATCGCGATCACCAACGGCGAATCATAGACGTAATAGCCGTAACAGTAATCATAATACCAGGAGTCGTAGAAGAAGGAACAGTAACAAAGATCGAAGTCCAGAGAGGAGATTAGACAGACAAGATCGCAGTCCAACTCCTCCGAGTTTTCT CGGATCGACGTATAGTAAAGCCCCGCAAGAAATAAGTCTCGACGAAAGTAATAAGGGACACcagttgttaaaaaaaatgggCTGGGGTGGTGCAGGACTAGGTGCCAACGAGCAAGGTATCGAGGCTCCTATATCGGGTGGTGAAATTCGAGATAAAAACGACCAATACAAGGGAGTCGGCATCAATTTGAACGATCCGTATGAAAATTTTCGGAAGAGTAAGGGACAGGCGTTTATTACTCGAATGAAAGCAAGAGCGGAAGAGCGTGCCGAAGAAAGGGGTGAACGGGActga
- the LOC124432045 gene encoding calcium homeostasis endoplasmic reticulum protein isoform X1, which produces MDQAPADTELRNIIDKLAQFVARNGPEFEQMTKNKQKDNPKFGFLFGGEHFNYYQYKVTTEQAILKQKGINPMQNADPRLNVSQQQQTAATATQPLNNVNLTSGLNTQNNGLNPVVGIGPVGNSAGTVIPGVPGQIGGPTNTGPPIGSVPSGMGGVNPPMGGVTPAVNIGGPPAWLQTELANLQSQQTTLQEQVRQSEQNLAAQHAALMAQQQGRVEDAVRQAQETALQNSAQSTNTDLTAFDTVLQPIIDSCTKDSISAGKAWILQNSVTPQSNQVVADHLLKKVIQGSTFSHKLHIIYLVNDVLHHCARKKSMDLRKAMESVVVPMFCNTSLAASEEQLNKLNKLLSLWESKNNYFDEGIIDKLKQPSASWSEYQANLVSQHASAITPITTSTKQTFDNYQAQHQAFVTHALRQIQNIEQQKIAIDQQLKAPPPPPPQMNQQNMSLPPNHTGPSGPMGSDVNFSQPPPGWGVAPGNEPPPFANVPLPDFSKPPPGFGPPPVIHEPSVEDLMPSMPYFELPAGLMVPLIKLEDGEYKPLDPDAIRLPPPAPPSDRLVAAVEAFYAPPNHDSPRDSDGWEKLGLYEYYKAKNSARKRKEEDIVAGIRQKSKSPSPILRPRSKSPSPPKKRYRSKSRSRSRSRSRGRSRSRSPTANHRRNSRNSNHNTRSRRRRNSNKDRSPERRLDRQDRSPTPPSFLGSTYSKAPQEISLDESNKGHQLLKKMGWGGAGLGANEQGIEAPISGGEIRDKNDQYKGVGINLNDPYENFRKSKGQAFITRMKARAEERAEERGERD; this is translated from the exons ATGGACCAAGCACCCGCAG ATACAGAATTACGGAACATCATTGACAAACTGGCACAGTTTGTTGCCCGCAATGGACCCGAGTTCGAGCAGATGACCAAAAATAAGCAGAAGGACAACCCTAAGTTTGGTTTCCTGTTTGGCGGGGAGCACTTCAACTACTATCAGTACAAAGTGACTACAGAGCAAGCCA TTTTAAAgcaaaaaggaataaatcCAATGCAAAATGCAGACCCACGTTTAAACGTTTCGCAGCAGCAGCAAACAGCCGCTACCGCCACGCAGCCACTGAATAACGTCAATCTAACGTCTGGCCTAAATACTCAGAACAATGGATTAAATCCAGTGGTTGGAATAGGGCCCGTGGGAAATTCGGCTGGTACGGTGATACCAGGAGTACCTGGACAAATTGGAGGACCAACAAATACTGGACCACCAATTGGATCGGTACCATCTGGCATGGGAGGTGTAAACCCACCTATGGGTGGAGTGACACCAGCTGTTAACATCGGTGGCCCACCAGCATGGCTTCAAACAGAACTGGCCAATCTTCAGTCGCAACAGACGACTCTGCAGGAACAAGTTAGACAATCGGAACAAAATCTTGCTGCCCAACATGCTGCATTGATGGCGCAACAACAAGGCAGAGTAGAGGATGCTGTCAGACAAGCTCAGGAAACGGCTCTGCAAAATAGTGCACAAAGCACAAATACAGATCTTACCGCATTTGATACAGTTCTGCAACCTATTATTGATAGCTGCACGAAAGATAGCATAAGCGCGGGAAAAGCTTGGATCCTTCAAAATTCTGTAACACCACAAAGCAATCAAGTAGTTGCCGACCatttattgaaaaa AGTTATCCAAGGATCTACGTTTAGTCATAAgcttcatattatatatttggtaAACGATGTCTTACATCATTG TGCTAGAAAAAAATCTATGGATCTTCGGAAGGCAATGGAAAGTGTTGTTGTTCCCATGTTCTGTAATACTTCATTAGCTGCATCCGAAGAGCAACTTAACAAGcttaataaattgttaagCCTTTGGGAATCGAAGAATAATTACTTTGACGAAGGgattatagataaattaaaacaacCGAGCGCATCTTGGTCCGAATATCAAGCTAATTTGGTATCGCAACATGCAAGTGCTATTACTCCGATCACAACTTCTACGAAGCAAacattcgataattatcaagCGCAACATCAAGCATTTGTTACGCACGCTTTGAGACAAATTCAAAATATTGAACAGCAAAAAATAGCGATCGATCAGCAACTTAAAGCACCGCCCCCGCCGCCTCCGCAAATG AATCAACAGAACATGTCATTACCCCCCAATCATACTGGCCCAAGCGGACCGATGGGTAGCGACGTTAATTTTAGTCAACCTCCGCCTGGTTGGGGTGTAGCGCCAGGAAACGAACCACCACCGTTCGCGAACGTTCCTTTACCGGATTTTTCTAAGCCTCCACCAGGATTTGGCCCACCTCCTGTCATTCACGAACCGTCTGTCGAGGATTTGATGCCTAGCATGCCTTACTTTGAGTTGCCTGCAGGTTTAATGGTTCCGCTCATTAAACTGGAAGACGGAGAATATAAACCTTTGGATCCCGACGCAATCAGACTTCCACCGCCCGCACCACCCAGTGATCGATTAGTTGCAGCCGTAGAAGCATTTTACGCACCTCCAAATCACGATTCACCGAGAGACAG cGATGGATGGGAGAAACTTGGTCTCTACGAATATTATAAGGCAAAAAATTCTGCCCGTAAACGCAAAGAGGAAGACATTGTGGCTGGCATTAGACAAAAATCGAAGTCTCCGTCGCCTATTTTAAGGCCAAGATCGAAAAGTCCTAGCCCACCAAAGAAACGTTACAGAAGCAAATCTCGTAGTAGATCGAGATCTAGATCGAGGGGTAGGAGTAGATCGCGATCACCAACGGCGAATCATAGACGTAATAGCCGTAACAGTAATCATAATACCAGGAGTCGTAGAAGAAGGAACAGTAACAAAGATCGAAGTCCAGAGAGGAGATTAGACAGACAAGATCGCAGTCCAACTCCTCCGAGTTTTCT CGGATCGACGTATAGTAAAGCCCCGCAAGAAATAAGTCTCGACGAAAGTAATAAGGGACACcagttgttaaaaaaaatgggCTGGGGTGGTGCAGGACTAGGTGCCAACGAGCAAGGTATCGAGGCTCCTATATCGGGTGGTGAAATTCGAGATAAAAACGACCAATACAAGGGAGTCGGCATCAATTTGAACGATCCGTATGAAAATTTTCGGAAGAGTAAGGGACAGGCGTTTATTACTCGAATGAAAGCAAGAGCGGAAGAGCGTGCCGAAGAAAGGGGTGAACGGGActga
- the LOC124432049 gene encoding eukaryotic translation initiation factor 3 subunit G, with protein sequence MPVASDIKSSWADEVEEEGGVLPPPSEVYENGFKILTEYKYNQDNKKVKVVRTYKIERRIVSKTIAARKNWAKFGDSADDRPGPNPATTVGAEDVFMQFISSKEEENKVEEDTLDKLKNMGDKGVVKCRNCNGDHWTSKCPYKDTVLAGGKVPDDKKPLVNPAVPGAAIAELKPQGSKYVPPSMRDGGNKRGDAMQMQRRDDTTAIRISNLSQSTTDADLDELVKPFGTVVKQYLAKEKQTTLCKGFAYVHFKYRAEAAKAIATLDGYGYDHLILSVEWSKPQQQNN encoded by the exons ATGCCGGTAGCATCTGACATAAAGTCCAGTTGGGCGGATGAagtcgaagaagaaggaggagtacTGCCTCCGCCCTCTGAGGTTTATGAGAATGGATTTAAGATACTTAcagaatacaaatataatcaagataataagaaGGTAAAAGTTGTGCGCACATATAAAATAGAACGTCGTATAGTATCAAAAACTATAGCTGCAAGAAAGAATTGGGCCAAATTTGGAGACTCTGCCGACGACAGGCCAGGTCCCAATCCTGCTACTACGGTTGGTGCAGAAGATGTCTTTATGCAGTTTATATctagtaaagaagaagaaaataaagtagaagaagatactcttgataaattgaaaaatatgggTGACAAAGGTGTTGTTAAATGTCGTAACTGTAACGGAGATCATTGGACGTCAAAGTGTCCATACAAAGATACCGTGCTTGCTGGTG gaaAAGTTCCGGATGATAAGAAGCCCCTTGTCAACCCAGCTGTTCCTGGTGCAGCAATAGCTGAATTGAAACCGCAAGGAAGTAAATATGTACCGCCGAGTATGCGAGATGGTGGCAATAAGCGTGGCGATGCGATGCAAATGCAACGCAGGGATGACACCACAGCCATTCGTATTTCTAATTTGTCCCAAAGTACTACGGATGCAGATTTAGATGAACTTGTTAAACCTTTTGGAACAGTTGTAAAACAATATTTAGCAAAGGAGAAACAAACTACTTTATGCAAAGGATTCGCATATGTCCATTTCAAATATAGAGCAGAGGCCGCCAAAGCAATTGCTACTCTTGACGGTTATGGATACGATCATCTTATTTTAAGCGTAGAATGGTCCAAACCGCAgcaacaaaataattaa